GGCATAAAAACGGCATCCGGCCCGAACGGCCGCCTCGCCGATGATATGGCTGCCTCTCATTAAGACTTTATGACTCACGATAGACCTCTATGGCGACGTCGGGGCAGATGGTGGCACACATGGCGCATGCCACGCAACTCTTCCCCTCCTTTGGTTTTTCCGTGAACTCGGCGGGGTAATACCCTTTCTGGTTCAGGGACTTAGACGCTGTGATGTTTTCGTTGGGGCAGACGGAAATGCAGAGGTAGCATCCCTTGCATAACTCCCTGTCGATAACGATTCTGCCTTTTTT
This is a stretch of genomic DNA from Deltaproteobacteria bacterium. It encodes these proteins:
- a CDS encoding 4Fe-4S binding protein; its protein translation is MVKKRKKGRIVIDRELCKGCYLCISVCPNENITASKSLNQKGYYPAEFTEKPKEGKSCVACAMCATICPDVAIEVYRES